The following are from one region of the Pseudodesulfovibrio piezophilus C1TLV30 genome:
- the trmFO gene encoding methylenetetrahydrofolate--tRNA-(uracil(54)-C(5))-methyltransferase (FADH(2)-oxidizing) TrmFO has protein sequence MAKIIIVGGGLAGAECAWQLARTGHRVELFEMKPEKRSEAHMEDGLAELVCSNSFRATGESAAIGLLKEEMTELGSLIMEAAYATRVPAGGALAVDRSLFSAYVTSAINQNENIEVVHKEITTLDSEELRKGDAVIIAAGPLASPSLTTSLMDIVGDERLYFYDAIAPIVSRDSIDFSKAFWGSRWKPEDHDYLNCPMSEEEYKAFVAALLAGEKVKPREFEKVIHFEACLPVEAMAERGEMTLAFGPLKPVGFIDPETGERPFAIVQLRTENKDKTAFNLVGFQTKLTYPDQKKVFRMIPGLEKAEFLRLGSIHRNTYVNAPDVLDSAMQLKARSGIYLTGQITGVEGYLESAASGLWLGISLGKQFNGKPTPKTPPLETALGALLSHLRIKTDKSFQPSNVNFGLMPGLQKKMKKKYRKEAYGIRARASFSQWFSENFVSE, from the coding sequence ATGGCGAAAATCATCATCGTTGGCGGCGGCTTGGCCGGAGCGGAGTGTGCATGGCAATTAGCTCGAACAGGGCACCGGGTGGAGCTTTTTGAAATGAAGCCGGAAAAGCGGTCTGAAGCGCATATGGAAGACGGTCTTGCCGAGCTCGTTTGTTCAAATTCTTTTAGAGCAACAGGTGAAAGTGCCGCCATAGGACTCCTGAAAGAGGAAATGACTGAATTAGGTAGTCTTATCATGGAAGCTGCTTACGCTACCCGGGTTCCTGCTGGCGGAGCTTTGGCTGTGGATAGATCTCTTTTCTCCGCATATGTTACAAGTGCAATAAACCAAAATGAGAATATTGAAGTTGTTCATAAAGAAATAACCACACTCGATTCAGAAGAACTCCGGAAAGGAGACGCAGTCATCATAGCGGCGGGGCCTCTTGCCAGTCCAAGTTTGACGACCAGTTTAATGGATATTGTTGGGGATGAACGGCTATACTTCTATGACGCTATAGCACCAATTGTTTCTCGCGATTCAATCGATTTTTCTAAGGCTTTTTGGGGTTCCCGTTGGAAGCCCGAGGACCATGACTATTTGAATTGCCCAATGTCCGAAGAAGAATATAAGGCATTTGTAGCGGCGCTGCTTGCAGGCGAAAAGGTCAAGCCCCGCGAGTTTGAAAAAGTGATTCACTTTGAGGCATGTCTTCCGGTTGAAGCGATGGCGGAGCGTGGAGAAATGACTCTCGCTTTCGGCCCTCTCAAGCCTGTAGGCTTCATTGATCCAGAGACAGGGGAGCGTCCCTTCGCCATTGTGCAATTGCGAACAGAAAATAAGGATAAAACGGCATTTAATCTTGTTGGATTCCAAACGAAACTGACATATCCCGACCAGAAAAAAGTTTTTCGTATGATTCCAGGATTAGAAAAAGCCGAATTCCTGAGGTTGGGATCAATTCATCGGAATACATACGTCAATGCTCCAGATGTTCTGGATAGCGCAATGCAACTCAAAGCACGCTCGGGAATCTACCTTACAGGACAGATTACCGGCGTTGAGGGCTATCTCGAGTCGGCTGCATCAGGCCTTTGGCTTGGAATATCCTTAGGGAAACAGTTCAATGGAAAACCTACTCCAAAGACTCCACCTCTCGAAACAGCTCTTGGTGCTCTTTTAAGTCATTTGAGAATCAAAACGGATAAATCTTTTCAGCCCTCCAATGTTAACTTCGGGCTTATGCCAGGACTTCAGAAGAAGATGAAAAAGAAATATCGTAAAGAAGCCTATGGAATACGTGCACGGGCTTCATTCTCTCAATGGTTCTCAGAAAATTTTGTCAGTGAATAA
- a CDS encoding O-acetylhomoserine aminocarboxypropyltransferase/cysteine synthase family protein produces MVDKKYGPQTQALHAGHTPDSDTGSRAVPIHLTTAYLFNDTQHAADLFALKEPGYIYSRIMNPTTDVLEKRLAALHNAAGALAVASGMSAIFYSVVNITSAGQNIVSGSNIYGGTQTLFEHTLKRFGIEVRFVDSSDPAHFAAAIDENTRLVFSESIGNPSCNVDDLQGIAQVAHANGIPFVLDATVSPPPIFNPFDFGCDIAVYSLTKIIGGHGAAMGGAIVEKGDFKWGADNKFPELTTPDVTYNNINLWEELGGADGTSCPIFVTKARIGLLRDTGAALSPMNSFQILQGLETLPLRAMKHCENALKVAEFLESHYAVEWVNYAGLPSHSDYDRSKNTFPFGPGSVFGFGVKGGLEAGKVFIESVKLCSHLANILDAKTLVIHPATTTHGQSTPEEQLAAGVPVDLIRISVGLEDVEDILDDLDQALSRASSI; encoded by the coding sequence ATGGTTGATAAGAAGTATGGCCCCCAAACCCAGGCTCTTCACGCTGGGCATACCCCGGATAGTGATACAGGCTCCAGAGCAGTCCCCATTCATTTGACAACGGCATATTTGTTTAATGACACACAGCATGCTGCTGATCTTTTTGCCCTTAAAGAACCGGGATACATATACTCGAGAATAATGAATCCGACGACTGATGTATTGGAAAAAAGATTGGCCGCATTGCATAATGCCGCCGGTGCTCTCGCTGTGGCGTCAGGAATGAGTGCTATTTTTTATTCTGTGGTCAATATAACTTCTGCCGGACAAAATATTGTTTCTGGGTCCAATATATACGGTGGTACACAGACTTTGTTCGAGCATACCTTGAAACGATTTGGCATTGAAGTGCGTTTTGTTGACTCTTCTGATCCTGCTCATTTTGCAGCTGCCATTGATGAAAATACCAGGTTGGTATTCAGTGAGTCGATTGGGAATCCAAGCTGTAATGTTGATGATCTTCAAGGTATAGCTCAAGTTGCACACGCTAATGGGATACCTTTTGTTCTTGATGCCACGGTATCACCCCCACCTATTTTCAATCCATTTGATTTTGGTTGTGACATCGCAGTGTATTCTTTGACTAAGATTATTGGTGGACATGGTGCTGCTATGGGAGGGGCTATTGTTGAAAAGGGAGATTTCAAATGGGGGGCAGATAATAAATTCCCTGAGCTGACAACTCCTGATGTGACCTATAATAATATTAATTTATGGGAAGAGCTTGGTGGAGCAGATGGTACATCCTGTCCCATTTTTGTCACTAAAGCTCGGATCGGGTTATTGCGTGATACAGGTGCGGCTTTATCCCCCATGAATAGTTTTCAAATCCTTCAAGGTTTGGAAACGTTACCATTGCGGGCTATGAAGCATTGTGAAAATGCCCTCAAGGTGGCTGAATTTCTTGAATCTCATTACGCTGTTGAATGGGTGAATTACGCAGGATTGCCGAGTCATAGTGATTACGATCGTTCGAAAAACACATTCCCGTTTGGTCCTGGATCAGTCTTTGGTTTTGGTGTTAAGGGAGGGCTCGAAGCAGGCAAAGTGTTCATTGAATCTGTGAAGCTTTGCTCCCATTTGGCAAATATTCTCGATGCCAAGACCCTCGTGATTCACCCTGCGACAACAACGCATGGACAATCAACACCCGAGGAACAGCTTGCTGCAGGAGTGCCTGTGGACTTGATCCGTATTTCCGTCGGCCTGGAAGATGTAGAAGATATTCTCGATGATTTGGATCAGGCTCTGTCGCGAGCCTCATCAATCTGA
- a CDS encoding S1C family serine protease encodes MQVLFRYFKVLMFLSVLLSLLACQTTKGGKVSYNLFYTPADHIAELVAKQQFDDASTVYGQNKDWFVEKMADPAIADLVNTVSTHLQSTYRSVIQTKMRSIKDLEWPSSREKWIEIKTEIEQFSREIHTADGVQIFKDPQFHPAFLDEAKEILNTQIAKIKNSASEQFASYPIFEEENFFNVYPVELDASAFLTEQKVLLEKEIAQAKGNELLNFYKQYEEYLADDAKRQIGGLFFKSLCPSTKKAALATLMGAYAKTCKAGLELDAIPDVKVAFLEVTSDALKEKGGIEFPVGVDLDMPFTAINGSLKKGFDNKEVKSADIIILFNLAATKTNRHVETSNYIKSTCLTGYKQALNPEWDVLQVELQQANMEIMTSNNRLDTSSGNIYKVLGNSIANLLTESKQNKAKQKIEDLKTKFRETPRYVDEPVYGEYAFQRAEMEVIKTGTVQYYVIDQRTKRYLSDFFDVHSQEFFTVAYGLSDTDPNLETLKNTNVTEEAVDAFESEPVTVKLSELLDHYSGNKAKTKRYSSIAQIRRDVVKNRNVMLASAKKKEFGFDKQKDRRFESVVVVKTATGLGTGFYVTDDIVLTNYHVVEEQKFVELEKWGGLETFGKVIAKDVRLDLALVKVQDRGAPVVFYGKKQLNLAETVEAIGHPLGNKFTLTRGVISTLRKHESIMRVKGKPVMFIQTDTPVNAGNSGGPLFLGNYVIGVNDWGVNKNIAEGLNFSIHYSEVFNFLDDNKIAFKKGN; translated from the coding sequence GTGCAGGTTCTGTTTAGGTATTTTAAGGTTCTAATGTTTCTGTCTGTTTTGCTCAGTTTGCTGGCATGCCAAACAACAAAAGGGGGAAAAGTTTCATACAATCTTTTTTATACTCCTGCAGATCATATAGCAGAGTTGGTAGCAAAACAGCAGTTTGATGATGCTTCGACAGTCTACGGGCAGAACAAGGACTGGTTTGTTGAGAAGATGGCTGATCCGGCAATTGCGGATCTGGTCAATACAGTGTCTACTCACCTGCAAAGTACGTATCGATCTGTAATCCAGACCAAGATGAGGAGTATTAAAGATTTAGAATGGCCTAGCTCTCGTGAGAAATGGATTGAAATCAAAACAGAGATAGAACAATTTTCACGCGAAATTCATACTGCAGATGGAGTGCAGATTTTTAAAGATCCTCAGTTTCATCCGGCTTTTTTGGATGAGGCCAAAGAAATACTGAATACACAGATTGCCAAAATTAAAAATTCAGCTTCTGAACAATTTGCCTCATATCCAATTTTTGAAGAAGAAAATTTCTTTAATGTCTACCCTGTTGAACTCGATGCTTCTGCCTTTTTGACTGAACAAAAAGTACTTTTGGAGAAGGAAATAGCACAAGCAAAAGGGAATGAGTTACTCAACTTTTATAAGCAATATGAAGAATATCTAGCTGATGACGCGAAACGGCAGATCGGAGGTCTGTTCTTCAAATCATTATGTCCTTCAACGAAGAAAGCGGCATTGGCAACCTTGATGGGAGCCTATGCCAAGACCTGCAAAGCTGGTTTAGAACTTGATGCCATTCCTGATGTCAAAGTTGCTTTTTTGGAGGTGACAAGTGATGCCTTAAAGGAGAAGGGGGGCATTGAATTTCCAGTCGGGGTCGATTTGGATATGCCTTTTACGGCTATCAATGGTTCTCTCAAGAAGGGATTCGATAATAAAGAAGTTAAAAGTGCTGATATCATCATCTTATTCAACCTGGCTGCTACTAAGACAAATCGTCATGTTGAAACTAGTAATTATATCAAATCAACATGTTTAACGGGGTACAAACAGGCCCTTAATCCTGAATGGGATGTTCTACAGGTTGAACTTCAGCAAGCGAATATGGAAATCATGACGTCAAATAATCGCTTGGATACAAGTTCAGGTAATATTTATAAGGTCTTGGGCAATAGCATTGCAAATCTATTGACTGAGTCAAAGCAAAATAAAGCAAAGCAAAAAATTGAAGATTTGAAGACCAAGTTCCGAGAAACCCCGAGATATGTTGATGAACCCGTATATGGCGAATATGCTTTTCAGCGCGCAGAGATGGAAGTTATCAAGACTGGAACTGTCCAATATTATGTCATTGATCAACGGACAAAACGATATCTCTCTGATTTTTTTGATGTTCACTCTCAAGAGTTTTTCACTGTTGCATATGGTCTAAGTGATACTGATCCTAATCTGGAAACGCTCAAAAATACAAACGTTACTGAAGAAGCTGTTGATGCTTTTGAATCTGAACCTGTGACGGTAAAGCTCTCTGAGTTGCTTGATCATTATTCAGGTAACAAAGCCAAGACAAAACGATATTCTTCCATCGCGCAAATCAGAAGAGATGTGGTTAAGAATCGCAACGTCATGTTGGCTTCTGCAAAGAAGAAAGAATTTGGCTTTGATAAGCAGAAAGATAGGCGTTTTGAAAGTGTTGTTGTTGTTAAAACGGCCACAGGTCTTGGAACCGGTTTTTATGTCACAGATGATATTGTCCTCACTAACTACCACGTTGTTGAGGAGCAAAAGTTTGTTGAATTGGAAAAGTGGGGTGGGCTGGAAACTTTTGGCAAAGTTATCGCAAAGGATGTGCGTCTCGATCTTGCTTTGGTTAAGGTACAAGATCGTGGTGCACCTGTTGTATTTTATGGCAAGAAACAGTTGAATCTTGCGGAGACAGTCGAAGCTATCGGGCATCCGTTAGGAAATAAATTTACATTGACCCGAGGTGTTATCAGCACTCTGCGTAAGCATGAAAGCATCATGCGGGTAAAGGGGAAACCTGTTATGTTTATTCAGACAGATACCCCGGTTAATGCGGGAAATTCCGGTGGGCCTCTTTTCCTTGGTAATTATGTTATCGGCGTCAATGATTGGGGCGTAAACAAGAATATCGCTGAAGGATTGAATTTCAGTATTCATTATTCAGAGGTTTTCAATTTCTTGGATGATAACAAAATAGCCTTTAAGAAAGGTAATTAG
- the traT gene encoding complement resistance protein TraT: MTIKNFFAASVIVLLIGLTACTASKSRMGMVQAEDGLMYGSRMDKQFLVDSSLFINNKLKLRIRNTSGDPAFDIHGFKKRLENGYRDLGYEPTNSNDFGILLDINVRYSGQIQENMSNQFKFAGGALGGVAGAYDPATEGKLGETVAKGAAGAVAGATIGYILGSYMTDDTYIIISDITLATLAPREDADGTTIVFGKKKISRKKNNFRGYRQRSTAKLAVYAGGRNVDQSEITDGVRGRMLSILRDVL, encoded by the coding sequence ATGACGATCAAGAACTTCTTCGCTGCAAGTGTCATTGTGCTCCTTATTGGATTGACTGCCTGTACTGCGTCGAAAAGCCGTATGGGGATGGTTCAAGCGGAAGACGGACTGATGTATGGTTCGAGAATGGACAAACAGTTTCTTGTCGATTCCAGTCTTTTTATCAATAATAAATTAAAACTGCGAATTCGAAATACTTCCGGTGATCCTGCTTTTGATATTCATGGTTTCAAAAAACGTTTGGAAAATGGTTATAGAGATTTGGGATATGAGCCAACTAATAGCAATGATTTCGGTATACTTTTGGATATCAATGTTCGTTATTCCGGCCAGATTCAAGAGAATATGAGTAATCAGTTCAAGTTTGCAGGGGGAGCTCTTGGGGGTGTGGCTGGTGCTTATGATCCGGCAACAGAAGGTAAATTGGGTGAAACAGTTGCTAAGGGGGCAGCTGGCGCTGTCGCAGGGGCGACAATAGGGTATATTCTGGGAAGTTATATGACAGATGATACCTATATAATTATTTCCGATATTACTCTGGCCACTTTAGCGCCCAGAGAGGATGCCGATGGTACAACAATTGTTTTTGGCAAAAAGAAGATTTCTCGAAAGAAAAACAATTTTCGAGGATATCGTCAAAGAAGTACGGCCAAGCTTGCTGTCTACGCTGGCGGGAGAAATGTGGATCAATCAGAAATAACCGACGGTGTGCGCGGGCGCATGTTGAGTATTCTCAGGGATGTTCTCTAG
- a CDS encoding protein phosphatase CheZ, translating to MIGQEEIVKDIMEKLSAKLGSSLKDSITKAVEKEIAENLSQSLLEGEFYRRVNEDLQTGLKQIYQEVKAARGGKEIKSIEADLNPEDLFSETSDQLDAVLQTTEKAAVDIIEIVENLQDLQGIVAEIVTGFESGGVTKENREKLKEINNTLGSDLSTIMVTMSFQDLTGQRIKIIINSIRQVESIVREVMLSTGLMIKQRAEQPTRDIESMSEEAKTQATSKLAGPTADTNQNDVDDLLASLGLD from the coding sequence ATGATTGGGCAAGAAGAGATTGTTAAAGACATAATGGAGAAACTCTCTGCTAAGCTGGGATCGAGTCTCAAGGATTCCATCACCAAAGCAGTTGAAAAAGAAATTGCTGAAAATTTGTCACAATCTTTGCTTGAAGGTGAATTCTATCGCAGAGTCAATGAGGATCTTCAGACTGGACTCAAACAAATTTATCAAGAAGTTAAAGCTGCGCGTGGAGGCAAAGAAATCAAAAGCATTGAAGCTGATTTAAATCCTGAAGACCTTTTTAGTGAAACTTCGGATCAACTTGATGCAGTTCTTCAAACCACAGAAAAAGCAGCAGTAGACATTATTGAAATTGTTGAAAATCTTCAAGATTTACAGGGAATCGTAGCTGAAATTGTGACGGGTTTTGAATCCGGCGGCGTAACCAAAGAGAACAGGGAAAAACTCAAGGAAATCAACAATACGCTAGGAAGCGACCTTTCAACAATCATGGTGACGATGAGTTTTCAGGACCTTACAGGACAACGGATAAAGATCATCATTAACTCAATACGCCAAGTTGAGAGTATCGTGCGTGAGGTTATGCTTTCAACAGGATTAATGATCAAGCAGCGTGCAGAACAACCTACCCGAGATATTGAGTCCATGTCCGAAGAAGCCAAAACACAAGCAACATCAAAATTGGCTGGCCCAACTGCGGACACAAATCAAAATGATGTAGATGACCTTCTGGCTTCTCTCGGCCTGGACTAA